TACACAGTGCATTGTATTTGCTCGATAAGCCTCTCAACAGCTCATGTGCCCCCCCAGGGATGCCAATTGTACTGGGTGGGACTCCCAGAAGGGCTTATCTCTAACCCCAGATCCTTAACTGGGAGATGCAGCAGCTGGACCATTgactgccccatctcctgccctgtgctggtgggGCCGCTAtcggcagggcaggagcaggacgAGGGGTGGAAGGGGCTGATACCATTGTCTAGAACCAGGTGTGGCGGGAACTATATCTGAGCTAAAGCTCTTCTTGCAGCTCTCCTTACGCTTGCATAAGGCTAGCTAGAAAACCttcaaacaaccccaaaacccatgGCGGGGAGACCAGCAAATGAGCCTTCAGCAGAGGAATGGATGGTGGGATATGTTACCATCTTCATGTTCCGGGCCCCGAAGAAGAAGGGAGGCCAAGCCCAGTTCAAGGCCAGCTGAGCCCCGTAGAGGCCAAGGGGGATGagggctttgctgctgcagccgcCCAGGTCGTTCCATACCAGGTAGGAGGCGTAGCTGTCAAGAGGGAAACACACCTTGATGTTCTGCATGTCATACAAATGCTTTTCACCTAAGATGGTTTCATGACCATTCGTGGTATTTGCAGGACCCTGTCCCTCGGGGTCCCAAACCCTGTGTCACACCAGCGTGGGTCACACAGTTTCCCCAGGGCAGTGGCTGGTTTTAATGTCTCTTTCCAGAGCTGAACATGGGCTGGTGTCCCTGGCCAAAAGCATTGCCCGGGGTGTGAATCTGAGGGACCCAGCCCAGAATTTGGCTCAGGCTGTACTTCATCTGCTGAGAATGAGCGTACCCGGTGTGCCTGGCTGGTGTGGGTACAAAGGATACCCCAAAACCAAATGGGAGAGTTTGAAATGTCTGTTCTTCCCTGTATCAGGAACGGCAAGAGGAGAGAGGGAGCGGGATGCAGAACTTACCCCATGCCAGTGTACAGGACAGTCCAAGCAACAGGGAATATTTTGCGGGAAGGACACCATGAAGGTTTTTTCAGCTTCTCGTACCAAACAGGAATTTCTTTTCGATTAATGAACCAGCCAAGGAAACCTCCAACATGAGGCAGGACAGTAAAACCAACAGTATAAGCCCACATCCTTCCTTGGTGGCTTCAAGTAGCCTTTTGCCTGCTGTAAGTTAAAAACAATAATTGATTATCACTTTAGAAggatattttttcctactttgatCTTCCAAGCTTTTTCTCTAGTTGCCCATATTCCACTTTAGTCTCCAAGGCAGAAGGCAAGTGTTTAATATTGCATTCAGTTCTGCTGCTGACTGCCCTCTGCCCATTGCCCCATCTCTGAAGGACGGGTAATTATTTCTGTCATGGTTACATTTTTCCCCTTGATCTCCCCAGCAAAGTGGCTCCCCGCTGCTATTTCATGGCTTCTTACAACATTCCTGTGGCAGGGTTCAGCTGAGGTGGTTATTCTCTTAGAAGACAAGACTGCAGTAACTTTTATCACTTCTCCTCTGGATGCCCCAGTCAGACAGATACAAACTTTAATGGAGGTTCACAGAGGCTGCGCGTCTCCGTGGAGCCGTTATCTCCCCTCCGCATGCCATTCTCAGTAAGAAAACCCAGGCAGTTCATGTCCAGAAGCCCCCATCCATTCTGACTTCCTCTAATTTTTCACCGTGGCTTTATATTTCAATGAGACAGCACCCTCACAGCACATTTTAAGCCTTGTTTAATCATCACGGCAGCCCTTGCAGGCAGAGGGGCATTCTCACCCCTGGAATCAGGTAAAGCCAAGGCACAAGAGTAGTTTCTTAATTTGCTCATGCTCTGCCTCCTGCATAAAAGACAAGACCATTTACTTTAATAACTACATTATGCTCCCACATCGGACAGCTGTGATAAGGACAACATCCAGCATTTCATTCTCTGTCCCGTATCCTCACCTGCCATTATTCTCCATCGGGCTCTGACCCTGtcactgctgctctcctgccttccGTCTCTGTGTTCACCTGCCCTTTTGGTCCATTAAGGAATGAAACCGGAATTATCATTCGTCGGGGATAACGCACAGGACTCGCCAGGAGCCGAGTGGGTTTTGTGCTATCAATCAGCCTCGACACAAAGCACACCTGAGCAAACGCACTCGGGATAAATTGCTCTCAGCGATGCCAGGAGAGAGAAGCGGGCACAGAAATTCCCTCGCCCGGGGAAATGTCCCCAACACTCTGAGCTCCGAGAAACAGGGAGCACGAGGCGAGGGCTGATCTTCACAGCCATCGCTGCTAGGGATTTTAATTCACAATTAACGCTTTGCTATGctaattgttattattatcatcatgCTACAAAGCATTCATCTTTAGAAACGCACGCCAGCACTACAAGCCAATTTACACATCAATAAGGAACAAATACCCCAGACACCATCTCTAACTAACAATTCCTTTACCAGACAATTTATAGCGCTATTAAAGTGTCTGTGGAACCACAAAATCTACCCAACAccgagaaaaaaaataatagctgttAGTCCTGCTTTTAAAGTGTAAAATGGCACCAGCTGAGTTCTGGTTCCTCCATAGCacttcagaaaagtaaaatgggaaaagaagatttttccctcctcccaacCCCTTTGTAGCTGCCAGAAGAACCTGATAGACTGCAGGAGTAACTGTGGGGTGAAAATAACACAATGCTGTTATAAACCCTGATTTTGTCCGGGGCTGTTGTAACTTAATGGGGTAGGAGCTGTAAAAACCTTACCGTCTCTTACTGCCTTTCTCTCCCTCGCAAAGAAAAAGGGTTGGACATCCAAGGCCAGGCTTCTGTCTCTACTGCTGGTGCTGCTCTACAGTGAAGAAATTGTTGGCTGAGTTTTACCTAAATAGCAGAAAAAAGGGTGTGTGCGTGCGCCGGTGGCTGGATCAGATAACAGAAGAGAGAATTACGGGGGACTCGGCAGTGGTTGAGCAGCCGTGGTGGGGGCAGGACTGGCTTCGGGCTCCAGGCACCAACGAGAGTGACATAGAACCAtggactcacagaatggtttgggttggaagggaccttaaagcccacccagtgccaccccctgccctgggcagggacacctcccaccacaccaggttactccaagccccctccgacctggcctcgaacccctccggggatggggcagccacagcttctctggacatcTTGGCTTGGTCTGAGGAGGAGCATCTCACTTGAAGGTCAGTGGGTGGCCGCATGGGCCAGGGAAGCACCCTTTGATGGGGCTGGGAGTGCATTGGGCATGCGAAAGTATAAATTAAAGCTCATCACGTATAAATGAACATGGTAATTGTACAAGAGCTTGTGCATACGGGATCGGGTCCGTAACAGCAGAACTTCTGAGCGTGGTACATGGATGGGAACTCTTGTTTTTACTCCACCTGGGGATCCATCCCAGAGCGTGTCCATGGGTGTTAGTGCAGGACAGAAGGATCCTGCAGTGCCCAGGAGGATGTCCCTGCCCTGCCGGTACCCAGGCACTGTTTAACAGCATTGATTCACCAGGGGATTTTGGTGGTCGCCTGTACACCAGCCTTTGGGCTAAAATTCGCTGGAAACCACTCGAATCTAAAATAAAGACATTACACAAGcatgttaaatgaaaaagaaaaaagctagaaatCAATTTCCATTAGTAAGCTGTCTGCAAGGGATGGGAAATTAAACACTAATTTACTTCAGTTATGGGTCATTACCTGAATTTCATGGCCAGAGGCAGAATTGCTGGTTCCTAGCAGAATGCTCTATTACTGTTATAACATAGAACCAATGAGATCTTCTGTTTTATTGGGCTCAGAAGGAAATtatattttggggg
This portion of the Numenius arquata chromosome 24, bNumArq3.hap1.1, whole genome shotgun sequence genome encodes:
- the TSPO2 gene encoding translocator protein 2, with the translated sequence MWAYTVGFTVLPHVGGFLGWFINRKEIPVWYEKLKKPSWCPSRKIFPVAWTVLYTGMGYASYLVWNDLGGCSSKALIPLGLYGAQLALNWAWPPFFFGARNMKMALIDILCLDGLAIGTMCSWYRINKVAALLMVPYLGWLAMATCLTIRIWKDNPEEKPGKSE